A genome region from Chryseobacterium sp. G0186 includes the following:
- a CDS encoding YdeI/OmpD-associated family protein, which yields MNSPIQFTAIIKQNGEMNAAFVEFPFSTEELFHTRGQVKVKAIFDDQVEYSGSLAKMKSDCHILGLTQEIRKQLGKTFGDEVSVSLIEDKEERLVEVADDITAIFNDNPEAKERFNKMSYTHKKEYIRWIEEAKKPETRENRKIKMIQMILDGKKGI from the coding sequence ATGAATTCACCTATTCAATTCACAGCTATCATTAAGCAAAACGGAGAAATGAATGCAGCATTTGTGGAATTTCCTTTTTCCACGGAAGAATTGTTCCATACCAGAGGACAGGTAAAAGTGAAAGCTATATTTGACGATCAGGTTGAATACAGCGGAAGCCTTGCTAAAATGAAATCAGACTGTCACATTCTGGGATTAACACAGGAAATCAGAAAACAGCTTGGGAAAACCTTTGGAGATGAGGTTTCAGTTTCCCTTATTGAAGACAAGGAAGAGAGACTGGTTGAAGTTGCTGATGATATTACCGCTATTTTTAATGATAATCCTGAAGCAAAAGAACGCTTCAATAAGATGAGCTACACCCACAAAAAGGAATACATCCGTTGGATAGAAGAAGCCAAGAAACCCGAAACCCGGGAAAACAGAAAGATCAAAATGATTCAGATGATCCTGGATGGGAAAAAGGGAATTTAG
- a CDS encoding TniB family NTP-binding protein: MMTHLHPKTEELINNSSDKERINLLKKPKWIGYTGAKIIHKKLEELRDYPTNLRMPNLLLVGDSNNGKTALLNKFTELNKSFIKEETQELFLPVLMVQSPPEPDEKRFYNAILESLHSPYRSSEKAELRQQRVIHLLNKLNVKLLIIDEIQHVLAGTVSKQRLFLNVLKYLSNELKISLVCSGTREAFNAIQTDPQLANRFEPKVLSKWHNDEEFLRLLASFERILPLKKPSFLIEDSVSKIILSKSEGLLGEVSKILELASIYAIETGVESISKSVLSKIDYTPPSERKKMIFR; this comes from the coding sequence ATGATGACGCATTTACACCCTAAAACAGAAGAATTGATAAATAACTCTTCAGATAAAGAGAGAATTAATTTATTAAAAAAACCGAAATGGATTGGTTATACCGGAGCAAAAATAATACATAAGAAATTAGAAGAACTTAGAGACTATCCAACTAATTTAAGAATGCCAAATCTCCTTTTGGTAGGGGACTCAAATAATGGAAAAACAGCATTATTAAATAAATTTACTGAGCTTAATAAATCATTTATCAAAGAAGAAACACAAGAGTTATTTCTTCCGGTATTAATGGTACAATCACCTCCTGAACCTGATGAAAAACGATTTTACAATGCTATTTTGGAGAGTTTACATTCGCCCTACCGCTCCTCGGAAAAAGCAGAACTAAGACAACAACGCGTTATTCACTTATTAAATAAATTAAATGTTAAACTATTAATAATAGATGAGATACAGCATGTATTAGCTGGAACTGTTAGTAAACAGCGTTTATTTTTAAATGTTTTAAAGTATCTATCCAATGAGCTTAAAATTTCATTAGTATGCTCTGGGACGCGAGAGGCTTTTAATGCAATTCAGACTGATCCCCAATTGGCAAATAGGTTTGAACCTAAAGTACTTTCTAAATGGCATAATGATGAAGAATTTCTCAGACTACTAGCAAGTTTCGAAAGGATATTACCCTTAAAAAAACCTTCTTTTTTAATTGAAGACTCAGTATCAAAAATTATTCTTTCTAAAAGTGAAGGACTGTTAGGAGAGGTATCAAAAATATTAGAACTTGCCTCAATTTATGCAATTGAAACAGGAGTAGAAAGTATATCTAAAAGTGTTTTAAGTAAAATTGATTATACGCCACCGAGTGAACGTAAAAAAATGATATTCAGATGA
- a CDS encoding TniQ family protein, which yields MKTNEKYILPGYLPPEQDEILSSWIFRLARSHKMKPFTFTKFCLNEPSLWNRDFDKFYNSNLMNFLTKISPLTIEQVNNLHLISYNSVVFNSEIHDAFTEGILNVGVVHRNRKNKGLLACPKCLEKKQYYKKSWRLVSSIVCTDCNCHLIDECAQCHSPIVFQRLDIGKKDVYSEEAMYLCWKCHFDLRSHYTLISKDSIAVKYQKYINDTIGKGYNNHTQYSFQYFNVLLSILRKSRSSSAKFCRVREAFVKEYGIVSSEFSKHNFELSLSLRRELLPLIYILLADINGKFVPFCEKYFIRNYDINRDGEPLPFWIFNLFR from the coding sequence ATGAAAACAAATGAAAAGTATATATTACCTGGATATTTGCCACCTGAGCAAGATGAAATTCTATCAAGTTGGATCTTTCGATTAGCAAGATCACATAAAATGAAACCCTTTACCTTTACAAAGTTTTGTTTGAATGAGCCAAGTCTTTGGAATAGAGATTTTGACAAATTTTATAATTCAAATCTCATGAATTTTTTAACCAAGATATCTCCTTTAACAATTGAACAAGTTAACAATCTCCACCTAATTTCTTATAATTCTGTTGTATTTAATTCCGAAATACATGATGCCTTCACAGAAGGAATTCTAAATGTTGGCGTAGTCCATCGAAATCGTAAAAATAAAGGATTATTAGCTTGTCCAAAATGTTTAGAAAAAAAGCAATATTACAAGAAAAGTTGGCGACTAGTGAGCTCCATTGTATGTACTGATTGTAATTGCCATTTGATAGATGAATGCGCCCAATGTCATTCACCAATAGTATTCCAAAGACTTGATATTGGTAAAAAGGATGTATACAGTGAAGAAGCGATGTATCTTTGTTGGAAATGTCATTTTGATTTAAGATCTCACTATACTTTAATTAGTAAGGATTCCATAGCGGTCAAATATCAAAAATACATTAATGACACTATTGGGAAAGGCTATAATAATCATACGCAATACTCTTTTCAATATTTTAATGTATTATTATCCATATTAAGAAAGTCTAGATCAAGCTCAGCAAAATTTTGTAGAGTTCGAGAAGCTTTTGTGAAGGAATATGGAATAGTCAGCTCGGAATTCAGTAAGCATAATTTTGAGTTATCACTATCACTCCGAAGAGAACTTCTTCCCTTAATATATATACTACTTGCAGATATAAATGGCAAATTTGTTCCTTTCTGTGAAAAATATTTTATACGTAATTATGATATTAATCGTGATGGAGAGCCTCTTCCTTTTTGGATTTTTAATTTATTTAGATAA
- a CDS encoding Mu transposase C-terminal domain-containing protein, which translates to MSTLKLAPGNKILYKNEPAIIIKVVDTNLITIQMLNTNIVHTVPPKELEPFLVNLHNNVPIDLMSDDEWNTALFRYEIVNNILENKLSTFEIKDLAKNNNVHYSTIYRWIKKYNSDNQISALSVKKKTGGKNKSRLNVEVDEIINDFIINIYLNSSKKSVKKLIREISMRCKELDLKVPHENTIRNRLKNLSKEEVLKARYGNKARRDKFEPIRGNFPGADYPLSIVQIDHTCVDIILVDELYRKPFRRPYLTIAIDVFSRMVVGFHLSFDPPGAMGTGLCIANAILSKELLLEKHELDGEWPCWGTMKTLHLDNAKEFRGNMLKKACQNYGINIEHRPVATPHWGGHVERLLGTFSKEIHNLAGSTFSKISERENYNSVEKASLTISEFEKWLIIYIVNVYHQKIHSGIMMSPLEKYKKGIFGIDGEMGTGLPPKLFNERRVRLDFMPFVERTIQEYGVLIDHITYYADVLRKYIHSKEDDSKYSKKQKFIFKRNPRDISLIYFYDPNLNDYYEVPYRDTSKPPMSIWEFNETVSKLQKNSIPINEDSIFEAYKEMNEIEYKAIQNTKRLKRFSKFSDKRNESVHNITIKNHEVVFNDDEKLNIKTIIPFDEIDDDAFTP; encoded by the coding sequence ATGTCTACGTTGAAACTTGCACCCGGAAATAAAATACTTTACAAAAATGAACCTGCTATTATCATAAAAGTTGTAGATACAAATTTGATCACAATACAAATGTTAAATACAAATATTGTACACACGGTACCTCCTAAAGAGCTTGAACCATTTCTTGTAAATTTACATAACAATGTTCCGATTGATTTAATGTCGGATGACGAATGGAATACAGCACTATTTCGATATGAAATTGTTAATAATATACTTGAGAATAAGCTATCTACTTTTGAAATTAAAGATTTAGCAAAAAACAATAACGTACATTATTCTACAATTTATCGTTGGATTAAAAAATACAACTCAGATAATCAGATTTCAGCGCTTAGTGTTAAGAAAAAAACAGGTGGAAAAAATAAAAGTAGACTAAATGTGGAAGTAGATGAAATCATAAATGATTTTATCATAAATATATATCTCAATTCATCAAAAAAATCAGTCAAAAAACTAATTCGTGAAATTAGCATGAGATGTAAAGAGCTAGATCTAAAAGTGCCACATGAAAATACTATTAGAAATCGACTAAAAAATTTATCTAAAGAGGAAGTATTAAAGGCAAGATATGGAAATAAAGCTCGAAGAGATAAGTTTGAGCCAATAAGAGGTAATTTCCCAGGAGCAGACTATCCATTATCTATCGTTCAAATTGATCATACATGTGTTGATATTATCCTAGTTGATGAACTTTATCGCAAACCTTTTAGACGGCCTTATCTTACGATTGCTATAGATGTTTTTAGTAGAATGGTCGTCGGATTCCATTTATCTTTTGACCCTCCCGGTGCTATGGGTACAGGTCTTTGTATTGCAAATGCTATATTAAGTAAAGAATTATTATTGGAAAAACACGAATTAGACGGTGAATGGCCTTGCTGGGGAACAATGAAGACACTACATTTAGACAACGCTAAAGAATTCAGAGGCAACATGTTGAAAAAAGCGTGTCAAAATTATGGTATAAATATAGAGCATAGACCCGTTGCAACTCCACATTGGGGCGGTCATGTAGAACGCCTTTTAGGTACTTTCTCTAAAGAGATTCACAACTTGGCAGGTAGTACATTTTCAAAGATCAGTGAAAGAGAAAACTATAACTCTGTTGAAAAAGCCTCTTTAACAATAAGTGAATTTGAAAAATGGTTAATAATTTACATTGTAAATGTTTATCATCAAAAAATACATTCAGGTATAATGATGTCGCCACTCGAAAAATACAAAAAGGGGATTTTCGGAATTGACGGTGAAATGGGTACTGGACTTCCACCCAAATTATTTAATGAAAGGCGCGTGCGATTAGATTTTATGCCTTTTGTAGAAAGAACAATACAAGAATATGGAGTCTTAATCGACCATATTACATACTATGCAGATGTATTAAGAAAGTATATACATTCTAAGGAAGATGATAGTAAATACAGCAAAAAACAAAAGTTTATTTTTAAAAGAAATCCAAGAGATATCAGCTTAATTTATTTCTATGACCCCAATTTAAATGATTATTACGAAGTTCCATACAGAGACACTTCAAAACCCCCTATGTCAATTTGGGAATTTAATGAAACAGTTTCAAAACTTCAAAAAAACAGCATTCCAATTAATGAAGACTCAATTTTTGAAGCTTACAAAGAAATGAATGAAATTGAGTACAAAGCTATCCAGAATACAAAAAGATTAAAGCGATTCTCAAAATTTTCAGATAAACGAAATGAGTCCGTACACAATATTACTATAAAAAATCATGAAGTAGTATTCAATGATGATGAAAAATTAAATATTAAAACAATAATTCCTTTTGACGAAATTGATGATGACGCATTTACACCCTAA
- a CDS encoding S46 family peptidase, producing MKRLFLLFTFLLGFAQMRADEGMWLLMLIKRLNGVDMQKEGLHLTPEEIYSVNNSSLKDAIVSFGGFCTGEIVSDKGLLFTNHHCGYGAVAAASTPEKDYLKNGFWALKQKDEFNAKDLYVRFLVRMDDATQRITSKLNNNMTGAERKAIIDAETHAIQTENSENGKYTVVVKDFFNGNEFYYFVYQDYKDIRLVGAPPSSLGKFGGDTDNWEWPRHTADFTVFRVYADAAGNPAEYSPSNTPLKPKHFLPVSIKGIKPGDFSMILGYPGRTNRYLTSYGIQQMVNKDYPAWVEASKTAMDVMKKYMDKDKATQLNYASQYASVANYWKNRQGTIDAVEKNGTITDKQKVEETFKTWAAMPGNTEYDGVLEEIGAYYKQTSDRNVERNYASQFSRNAKYLSLALNVGSVLKAYAAQDMQGRLAMKAKTEAAIKAAYENFSPALEGEMLASLASLYQARVNKDVASATILGLDAKTVSNLAYSSIFANKTSATNFLLNPDALKLDADPLWKAANGVAADQKMSNERFVKVDDNFAKNSRLFLAGLVKAMPEKKFYPDANSTMRLTYGTVDKLPIRTDRNYFGVTDNYYTDMSGLVGKYKKGDEEFDLPQRVIDLYNLKDFGQYADAKGYMPVNFLSNNDITGGNSGSPVIDGDGNLIGIAFDGNSEALSGDIVFEPEWQKTINVDVRFVLWTIDKYAGARRLVDELKLVRDENTPADTKTKNSGTTTMPKKSKKK from the coding sequence ATGAAAAGACTATTTCTACTATTCACTTTCTTATTGGGCTTTGCTCAGATGAGGGCGGATGAGGGGATGTGGCTGCTAATGCTCATCAAAAGACTTAACGGTGTTGATATGCAAAAAGAGGGGCTACACCTTACGCCTGAGGAAATTTATTCAGTAAATAATTCCAGTTTAAAGGATGCTATCGTAAGCTTCGGTGGTTTCTGTACAGGTGAAATTGTTTCTGATAAAGGACTTTTATTCACGAACCACCACTGCGGTTATGGTGCCGTTGCTGCTGCTTCTACTCCAGAAAAAGACTATTTAAAAAATGGTTTCTGGGCTTTGAAACAGAAAGACGAATTCAATGCAAAGGATCTTTATGTAAGATTTTTAGTGAGAATGGATGATGCTACTCAGAGAATCACTTCCAAGCTCAACAACAATATGACCGGAGCAGAGAGAAAAGCTATTATTGATGCTGAAACACATGCTATCCAGACTGAAAACTCTGAAAATGGAAAATATACTGTTGTTGTAAAGGATTTCTTTAACGGAAATGAGTTTTACTATTTCGTATACCAAGACTACAAAGATATCAGATTAGTAGGTGCTCCACCTTCTTCATTAGGAAAATTCGGTGGTGATACTGATAACTGGGAATGGCCAAGACATACTGCAGACTTCACGGTTTTCAGAGTGTACGCTGATGCTGCAGGAAACCCTGCTGAGTACTCTCCTAGCAATACTCCTTTGAAGCCTAAGCACTTCCTGCCGGTTTCTATCAAAGGAATTAAGCCTGGTGATTTCTCTATGATCCTTGGATATCCTGGTAGAACAAACCGTTACCTGACTTCTTACGGAATTCAGCAAATGGTAAACAAAGACTACCCGGCTTGGGTTGAGGCTTCTAAAACGGCCATGGATGTTATGAAAAAATACATGGATAAGGACAAGGCAACTCAACTTAACTATGCTTCTCAATATGCTTCTGTAGCAAACTACTGGAAAAACAGACAGGGAACAATTGATGCTGTAGAAAAGAACGGAACCATTACCGATAAGCAAAAGGTGGAGGAAACGTTCAAAACATGGGCTGCAATGCCAGGAAACACAGAATATGATGGCGTTCTAGAAGAAATTGGAGCTTATTACAAGCAGACTTCAGACAGAAATGTTGAGAGAAACTATGCTTCACAGTTTTCAAGAAATGCAAAATATCTTTCTCTTGCACTGAATGTAGGTTCTGTACTTAAGGCTTACGCTGCTCAGGATATGCAGGGAAGACTGGCAATGAAAGCTAAAACAGAAGCTGCTATTAAAGCTGCCTACGAAAACTTCAGCCCAGCTTTAGAAGGGGAAATGCTAGCTTCTCTGGCGAGCCTTTACCAGGCAAGAGTAAACAAAGATGTTGCTTCTGCTACTATTTTAGGATTAGATGCTAAGACTGTTTCTAACCTTGCTTATTCTTCAATTTTTGCGAACAAAACTTCAGCAACGAATTTCTTATTGAACCCTGATGCATTAAAGCTTGATGCTGATCCACTTTGGAAAGCAGCTAACGGTGTTGCAGCAGATCAGAAAATGAGTAATGAAAGATTCGTTAAAGTAGATGACAATTTTGCAAAAAACAGCCGTCTATTCTTAGCTGGTTTAGTAAAAGCGATGCCTGAGAAAAAATTCTACCCGGATGCTAACTCTACTATGAGATTAACTTATGGTACTGTAGATAAACTTCCTATCAGAACAGACAGAAACTACTTCGGTGTTACTGATAACTATTATACTGACATGTCTGGTCTTGTTGGAAAATACAAGAAAGGTGATGAGGAGTTTGATCTACCTCAAAGAGTCATTGACCTTTATAACCTTAAAGATTTCGGACAGTATGCTGACGCTAAAGGATATATGCCTGTAAACTTCCTTTCTAACAACGATATTACAGGTGGTAACTCTGGTTCTCCTGTAATTGATGGAGACGGAAACCTTATCGGTATTGCATTTGACGGAAACAGCGAAGCATTAAGCGGAGATATCGTATTCGAGCCTGAGTGGCAGAAAACAATCAACGTAGATGTTCGTTTCGTTCTTTGGACTATTGACAAGTATGCTGGTGCAAGAAGATTAGTTGATGAATTAAAGCTTGTAAGAGATGAAAATACTCCGGCTGATACAAAGACTAAAAACTCAGGTACAACTACAATGCCTAAGAAATCAAAGAAAAAATAA
- a CDS encoding META domain-containing protein, translated as MKKILLSLFTLLLIGFALNCSAVPDKNPYLQRQWMLVSFDGFSKEQLIANKAEVNLTAKMENDKIQGNAYMGCNQMSFTTEFKKGGKVKISQGVSTMKACQNMELETSFQKKFETMTKYKVEGHFLTLSDNNGNSMKFVAADWD; from the coding sequence ATGAAAAAAATACTATTATCCCTTTTTACGCTTTTATTGATAGGATTTGCCTTAAATTGTTCTGCTGTACCGGACAAGAATCCTTATCTCCAACGGCAATGGATGCTGGTTTCTTTTGATGGTTTTTCAAAAGAACAACTGATTGCCAATAAAGCTGAAGTTAATTTAACAGCGAAAATGGAAAACGATAAAATTCAGGGAAATGCGTACATGGGATGTAACCAGATGTCCTTTACTACGGAGTTTAAAAAAGGAGGAAAAGTAAAAATTTCCCAAGGAGTAAGTACAATGAAAGCCTGCCAGAATATGGAACTGGAGACTTCTTTTCAGAAGAAATTTGAAACCATGACAAAATATAAAGTAGAAGGACATTTCCTCACTTTATCTGATAATAATGGAAATTCAATGAAGTTTGTAGCTGCAGATTGGGATTAA
- a CDS encoding Tn7 transposase TnsA N-terminal domain-containing protein, with the protein MEKDFMYLLEYDAAVKNYLEQPLKIQYQDSTGKRFEHTPDFIIDYFDGTPTKLVEIKYQSTLKSQKKELQERVKATRMFCQTHGLEFSIITESFIREEKETELLNYKFLERYRNFFENINKKESAYPVFNTDVAILRNKMKILKTATVQNLISNISEDKDKQAELIFLTWFMVSNRFFIADLSKKLTLNSMICLR; encoded by the coding sequence TTGGAGAAAGATTTTATGTACCTACTGGAATATGATGCAGCAGTGAAAAATTATTTGGAACAACCTTTGAAAATTCAATACCAGGATTCAACAGGAAAAAGATTCGAACATACTCCAGATTTTATTATTGATTATTTTGATGGTACACCTACTAAATTGGTTGAAATAAAATATCAAAGTACACTTAAAAGTCAAAAGAAAGAACTTCAGGAAAGAGTTAAGGCCACAAGAATGTTTTGTCAAACACACGGCTTAGAATTTAGCATTATAACAGAGTCATTTATCCGAGAGGAAAAAGAAACTGAATTATTAAACTATAAATTTCTTGAAAGATACCGAAACTTTTTTGAAAATATTAATAAGAAAGAAAGTGCATATCCTGTCTTTAATACAGATGTTGCTATATTAAGAAATAAAATGAAGATTCTTAAGACCGCTACTGTTCAAAACCTTATTAGCAATATATCAGAAGACAAAGATAAACAAGCTGAATTAATTTTCTTAACTTGGTTTATGGTCTCCAATAGATTTTTTATTGCTGACCTTTCTAAAAAGCTAACATTAAATTCAATGATATGTCTACGTTGA
- a CDS encoding spondin domain-containing protein, which yields MKKTFLKTTAFAAGIITTFALSSCSDSDSNMMDMSIQRTITFENVVSPKDFVESGSFQGTGNPPIIMPGQSVSIKFSAGKAQALMFATMYGASKDWFFASKQPGIKLFDGNGNAITGDVSSEVLLWDNGSKDDITGQAESKPIMQVPNVTASQLMKLNLSYNDVTSEFTLTITNTSGGTANQTPFSPGVWAVSNYNGSQLLNTTPFFTPNALSNPEITDIAQGGDITKMKMKLEANTGIMTGLSPALVVVYRGDKNPVYELGKMDNGMGLKEIAQFGNVTKLQNSLKALPNVKAVYIAGNAPVSPGNKVMTSFKADQGDKIAYATMFGFSNDWFYANEQSLDASVKGDLTSKTTLFDSGTGIDQYPGAGNHQALFGGTPQVESNAISKVGTLFPVPAVQNVIKVTVN from the coding sequence ATGAAAAAGACTTTTTTAAAAACTACAGCATTTGCAGCAGGAATCATCACAACATTTGCGCTTTCTTCATGTAGCGACTCAGACAGCAACATGATGGATATGTCCATTCAAAGAACTATTACCTTTGAAAATGTAGTGAGTCCCAAAGACTTTGTAGAAAGCGGAAGTTTTCAGGGAACAGGAAATCCTCCGATCATTATGCCCGGGCAGTCGGTATCCATCAAATTCAGTGCAGGGAAAGCTCAGGCTCTTATGTTCGCTACCATGTATGGAGCTTCTAAGGATTGGTTCTTTGCCTCCAAGCAACCGGGAATAAAACTATTTGACGGAAATGGAAATGCTATAACAGGGGATGTTTCTTCTGAAGTTCTGCTATGGGACAACGGAAGTAAGGATGACATCACCGGACAGGCCGAAAGCAAGCCTATCATGCAGGTTCCCAATGTGACAGCTTCTCAGCTTATGAAGCTTAATCTTTCCTATAATGATGTTACCTCTGAATTTACCTTAACAATTACCAACACCTCTGGCGGAACAGCCAACCAAACCCCGTTTTCTCCAGGAGTGTGGGCCGTTTCTAATTACAACGGATCTCAATTGCTGAATACCACTCCTTTTTTTACTCCTAATGCTTTATCAAATCCTGAAATTACAGATATTGCCCAAGGCGGAGATATTACTAAAATGAAGATGAAACTGGAGGCTAATACGGGTATTATGACAGGACTTTCCCCTGCATTAGTAGTTGTTTATCGAGGGGATAAAAACCCTGTCTATGAACTAGGAAAAATGGATAACGGGATGGGATTAAAGGAAATTGCACAATTTGGAAATGTCACCAAGCTTCAAAACAGTTTAAAAGCCTTGCCCAATGTTAAGGCAGTCTATATCGCCGGAAATGCACCTGTATCACCTGGAAACAAAGTGATGACAAGCTTTAAGGCAGATCAGGGTGATAAAATTGCCTATGCAACAATGTTTGGATTTTCCAATGACTGGTTCTATGCCAATGAACAGAGTCTTGATGCTTCGGTAAAGGGAGATCTTACCTCAAAAACAACATTATTTGACTCAGGAACCGGAATTGATCAGTATCCTGGGGCAGGTAACCATCAGGCTCTATTTGGAGGCACGCCTCAAGTTGAAAGCAATGCCATTTCTAAGGTGGGAACTTTATTTCCAGTTCCTGCAGTACAAAATGTCATAAAAGTAACGGTAAACTAA